The Gasterosteus aculeatus chromosome 8, fGasAcu3.hap1.1, whole genome shotgun sequence genome has a window encoding:
- the rab3ab gene encoding RAB3A, member RAS oncogene family, b, translated as MASATATYGQKESSDQNFDYMFKILIIGNSSVGKTSFLFRYADDSFTPAFVSTVGIDFKVKTIYRNDKRIKLQIWDTAGQERYRTITTAYYRGAMGFILMYDITNEESFSAVQDWSTQIKTYSWDNAQVLLVGNKCDMEDERVVGGDRGRQLSEHLGFEFFEASAKDNINVKQTFERLVDIICEKMSESLDAGDPAVTGAKQGPQLTEQPAPPHQDCAC; from the exons ATGGCCTCCGCAACAGCAACCTACGGGCAGAAGGAGTCTTCGGACCAGAACTTTGACTACATGTTCAAGATCCTCATCATCGGCAACAGCAGTGTGGGCAAAACATCCTTCTTGTTCCGCTACGCCGACGACTCCTTCACACCGGCCTTTGTCAGTACGGTGGGCATTGACTTCAAGGTGAAAACCATCTACAGGAATGACAAGAGGATCAAATTACAGATCTGG GACACGGCGGGGCAGGAGCGTTACCGCACCATCACCACAGCCTACTACCGGGGAGCCATGGGCTTCATCCTCATGTACGACATCAccaacgaggagtccttcagtgCCGTCCAGGACTG GTCGACTCAGATCAAGACATACTCGTGGGACAACGCCCAGGTGCTGCTGGTCGGGAACAAGTGCGACATGGAGGACGAGCGAGTGGTGGGCGGAGATAGAGGCCGGCAGCTGTCTGAGCACCTCG GTTTCGAGTTCTTCGAGGCCAGCGCCAAGGACAACATCAACGTGAAGCAGACCTTTGAGCGCCTGGTGGACATCATCTGCGAAAAGATGTCGGAGAGCCTGGACGCCGGAGATCCCGCCGTCACAGGGGCCAAACAGGGGCCCCAGCTGACAGAGCAGCCAGCTCCGCCTCACCAGGACTGTGCATGTTaa